One genomic window of Halogeometricum rufum includes the following:
- a CDS encoding proton-conducting transporter transmembrane domain-containing protein → MSGRTSKQTVGALPDTTVQSPSVSAALTWLVWSLFAASVVALVVRVRTGGVWEIPGVVAVDGLTVLMWVVVTFFSGIVHSYSRRYMAGSAHETGFFLAVFGFTVTVMGLVAADHLALFASLWLTMGLVMAKLVGTVDGWRQARAAASVARRYFLASSALLGVSLTALWWTTGATTVSGVAAAADGLGGPVWMVAAAALVLAAMIQSALVPFHGWLLSSMTAPTPASALMHAGFVNAGGILLTRFAPVVTVDATLMLAIVVVGATSALLGKLLKAVQSDVKTELGCSTVGQMGFMIMQAGLGFFGAAVTHLVLHGFYKAYHFLGAGGRVERTSPTESETRGTSVAGAAVVLVTGLAGGWLFAVLTGKGTTGDSGLLLVSFVVLTTLHAARSAVEHTSLSATARYGAVPLVFVPAITVYALVYEAISGVLSGLPVVAAPTELTALHGAVAVVFLAAYVAIAAGVHERSHRLYVALLNASQPASGTVLTAAEEYNEH, encoded by the coding sequence ATGTCAGGACGCACCTCGAAACAGACGGTCGGAGCGCTCCCGGACACGACGGTGCAGTCGCCGTCCGTGTCCGCTGCACTGACGTGGCTCGTGTGGTCGCTGTTCGCGGCGAGTGTCGTCGCCCTCGTCGTCCGAGTCCGGACCGGCGGCGTCTGGGAGATTCCCGGCGTGGTCGCCGTCGACGGCCTGACCGTCCTGATGTGGGTGGTCGTCACGTTCTTCAGCGGTATCGTTCACAGTTACTCGCGCCGTTACATGGCCGGTAGCGCTCACGAGACCGGCTTCTTCCTCGCCGTGTTCGGCTTCACGGTCACCGTGATGGGCCTCGTGGCCGCCGACCACCTCGCCCTGTTCGCCTCCCTGTGGCTGACGATGGGGCTGGTGATGGCGAAACTCGTCGGTACCGTCGACGGCTGGAGGCAGGCACGGGCCGCCGCGAGCGTCGCTCGGAGATACTTCCTCGCCAGCAGCGCGCTCCTCGGCGTCTCACTGACGGCGCTGTGGTGGACGACCGGTGCGACGACCGTCTCGGGTGTCGCGGCCGCCGCCGACGGTCTCGGCGGACCGGTGTGGATGGTCGCCGCGGCCGCCCTCGTCCTCGCGGCGATGATCCAGTCCGCGCTCGTCCCGTTCCACGGTTGGCTGCTCTCCTCGATGACCGCCCCGACGCCCGCGTCGGCGCTGATGCACGCCGGGTTCGTCAACGCCGGCGGCATCCTGCTGACCCGTTTCGCTCCGGTCGTGACCGTCGACGCCACCCTGATGCTCGCCATCGTGGTCGTCGGTGCGACGAGCGCCCTGCTCGGAAAGCTGCTCAAAGCCGTCCAGTCCGACGTCAAGACCGAACTGGGCTGTTCGACGGTCGGACAGATGGGCTTCATGATCATGCAGGCGGGCCTCGGTTTCTTCGGGGCCGCCGTCACCCACCTCGTCCTGCACGGCTTCTACAAGGCGTATCACTTCCTCGGCGCGGGCGGACGGGTCGAGCGCACCAGTCCGACCGAGAGCGAGACCCGCGGGACGAGCGTCGCAGGCGCCGCAGTCGTCCTGGTGACCGGTCTCGCGGGCGGCTGGCTGTTCGCCGTCCTCACCGGGAAGGGTACGACCGGCGACAGCGGGCTCCTGCTCGTGTCGTTCGTCGTGCTCACGACGCTGCACGCGGCCCGCAGCGCCGTCGAGCACACCTCGCTCTCGGCGACGGCTCGCTACGGCGCGGTCCCACTCGTCTTCGTCCCGGCCATCACCGTCTACGCGCTCGTCTACGAGGCTATCTCGGGCGTCCTGTCCGGGCTTCCCGTCGTCGCGGCCCCGACCGAACTGACCGCGCTCCACGGGGCCGTCGCCGTCGTCTTCCTCGCCGCTTACGTCGCGATAGCGGCCGGCGTCCACGAGCGCAGTCACCGTCTCTACGTCGCGCTGTTGAACGCGAGCCAACCGGCTTCCGGTACCGTGCTGACCGCCGCGGAGGAATACAATGAGCACTGA
- a CDS encoding glycosyltransferase family 2 protein, producing MEPSTPVEVEILNCDKPAIGVVATEDSGDAIARIALRANRRGYSLLVAYQGESEPESVEIAREASAIVVSATDSDFVDDIGEYYLSETAQELGFPGVVLHENHDEYVDYDAIRQSERTATEGFYAIRSPTRSDRSQACEILAGIPAYNEGRKIHEVVTETRKYADATVVVDDGSADDTADLARRAGAVVVEHERNRGYGAALQTLFKEADRRNADHLVILDGDGQHDPSDIHKLVDRQRTTGAELVVGDRFGDGAESEVPLYRRFGLTVVNVLTNLSMGVVRSDAWVADTQNGFRAYDRQAIRTLATADSLGEHMNASTDILHHAHNHKYDIEEVGTTVRYDIENASTHNPVKHGAIIVSNLLRTVERKHPVLVLGMPGFLSTFVGLGIAYWTISSYIQTNEFSLGFAMVASFTTLVGVFACFSAIILHSLQTHYG from the coding sequence ATGGAACCAAGCACGCCAGTGGAAGTCGAGATACTGAACTGTGATAAGCCGGCAATCGGCGTCGTCGCGACCGAAGACAGTGGAGATGCCATCGCACGCATCGCTCTCCGCGCGAACCGACGGGGGTACTCACTCCTCGTTGCCTACCAGGGAGAGTCCGAACCGGAGTCGGTGGAAATCGCCCGGGAAGCGTCTGCCATCGTCGTATCGGCGACCGACTCTGATTTCGTGGACGACATCGGCGAGTACTACCTCTCGGAGACCGCTCAAGAACTCGGCTTCCCGGGAGTCGTACTTCACGAGAACCACGACGAGTACGTCGACTACGACGCCATCCGTCAGTCCGAACGAACCGCAACTGAGGGATTCTACGCGATTCGCTCGCCCACCCGTTCGGATCGCAGCCAGGCGTGTGAGATACTAGCCGGCATCCCTGCGTACAACGAAGGTCGGAAGATACACGAGGTCGTCACCGAGACGCGAAAGTACGCAGACGCGACCGTCGTCGTCGACGACGGGAGTGCAGACGATACGGCTGACCTGGCTCGACGCGCCGGTGCAGTCGTCGTCGAGCACGAACGGAACCGGGGCTACGGTGCAGCGCTGCAGACGCTGTTCAAAGAGGCCGACAGACGGAACGCCGACCACCTCGTCATCCTCGACGGCGACGGACAGCACGACCCGTCGGACATCCACAAACTCGTCGACCGGCAGCGGACCACCGGAGCAGAACTGGTCGTCGGAGACCGGTTCGGCGACGGTGCAGAGAGTGAAGTGCCCCTGTATCGACGTTTCGGCCTCACTGTGGTCAACGTCCTTACGAACCTCAGCATGGGCGTCGTCCGGTCGGACGCGTGGGTGGCCGACACGCAGAACGGATTCCGAGCGTACGACCGGCAGGCGATTCGGACGCTGGCGACGGCCGACAGCCTCGGTGAACACATGAACGCCAGTACCGACATCTTGCACCACGCCCACAACCACAAGTACGATATCGAGGAAGTCGGAACGACAGTCCGATACGACATCGAGAACGCCAGCACGCACAATCCGGTCAAACACGGCGCCATCATCGTGAGCAACCTGCTGCGAACGGTGGAGCGGAAGCATCCCGTACTGGTCCTCGGAATGCCGGGGTTCCTCAGTACGTTCGTCGGTCTGGGAATCGCTTACTGGACGATTTCGTCGTACATCCAGACGAACGAGTTCTCTCTGGGGTTCGCGATGGTCGCCTCGTTCACGACGCTCGTCGGCGTGTTCGCCTGTTTCTCGGCTATCATCCTCCACTCGTTGCAGACGCACTACGGGTGA
- a CDS encoding NAD-dependent epimerase/dehydratase family protein translates to MDKRVFVTGIAGFLGSHLADAFIEEGYEVAGNDNLIGGYESNVPDEAEFHRIECQDVEAMKEAMGDADIVYHTAALAHEGLSVFSPALINDHIYQATSGTLAAAADCDVDRFIYCSSMSRYGENETPFTEEMEPRPQDPYAISKVASEDLTELLADVHEFEYVIAVPHNIIGPRQKFNDPFRNVAAIFINRMLQGKQPIIYGDGEQKRCFTFIQDDVRPLKKLAHEDAVVGETINIGPDDEFITINTLAEVIADIIDFDLDPIYVEGRPQEVELANCSADKARDLLGYESRYTLRDGLEEMVEWVEEVGPREFEYHLDLEIVNEKTPETWKEQMI, encoded by the coding sequence GACGCGTTCATCGAGGAGGGGTACGAGGTAGCCGGCAACGACAACCTGATCGGCGGATACGAGAGCAACGTCCCCGACGAGGCGGAGTTTCACCGCATCGAGTGCCAAGACGTGGAGGCGATGAAAGAAGCGATGGGAGACGCAGACATCGTCTACCACACGGCCGCGCTCGCACACGAGGGACTCAGCGTCTTCTCGCCGGCGTTGATCAACGACCACATCTACCAGGCGACGTCGGGAACGCTCGCTGCCGCCGCCGACTGCGACGTCGACCGGTTCATCTACTGTTCGAGCATGTCCCGGTACGGGGAGAACGAGACGCCGTTCACCGAGGAGATGGAACCGCGTCCACAAGACCCCTACGCCATAAGCAAGGTCGCTTCGGAGGACTTGACGGAACTGCTGGCCGACGTCCACGAGTTCGAGTACGTCATCGCGGTACCGCACAACATCATCGGACCCCGACAGAAGTTCAACGACCCGTTCCGCAACGTCGCTGCCATCTTCATCAACCGGATGCTCCAGGGAAAACAGCCGATAATCTACGGCGACGGCGAACAGAAGCGCTGCTTCACCTTCATCCAAGACGACGTCCGTCCGTTGAAGAAACTCGCGCACGAGGATGCAGTCGTCGGCGAGACCATCAACATCGGACCGGACGACGAGTTCATCACGATAAACACGCTGGCGGAGGTCATCGCCGACATCATCGATTTCGATTTAGACCCGATCTACGTCGAGGGGCGACCGCAGGAGGTCGAACTGGCGAACTGTTCGGCGGACAAGGCTCGCGACCTGCTCGGATACGAATCGCGATACACCCTCCGAGACGGACTCGAGGAGATGGTCGAGTGGGTCGAGGAAGTCGGCCCCAGAGAGTTCGAGTACCATCTCGACCTGGAGATCGTCAACGAGAAGACGCCGGAAACGTGGAAAGAGCAGATGATCTGA
- a CDS encoding CPBP family intramembrane glutamic endopeptidase, producing the protein MLRTDSDPPAFDGGSVVPVATYLLIVAALSGLTLVTSGASGSPVVGVGWGLFLAALALGAFAVEGVSPRSVLPPARSLAPAAVAVAAFWLLYNVVAYGLALGGVPGFEPAPSRVVAHPLPYLAAFVSALLFTAIPEELAFRAYLQSKFTALAGGGRRRATAVGVSLAAVLFALFHLPHWFLASGHGVGPALATRLFGLTLAGLAYGLAYALTRNLWLVALFHATMNQPPFLVAVHVPAEMHLLVGAVEYAAIASTAFVAVRVSDTVGPTSTRGGRASTDD; encoded by the coding sequence ATGTTGCGCACCGACAGCGACCCGCCGGCGTTCGACGGCGGGTCCGTGGTTCCCGTCGCAACGTACCTCCTGATCGTCGCCGCCCTGTCCGGACTCACGCTCGTCACCTCGGGCGCGTCCGGGTCACCCGTCGTCGGGGTTGGCTGGGGGCTCTTCCTCGCCGCCCTCGCCCTCGGGGCGTTCGCCGTCGAAGGCGTCTCGCCGCGGTCGGTTCTCCCACCGGCCCGCTCGCTCGCACCGGCCGCCGTCGCCGTCGCCGCGTTCTGGCTGCTCTACAACGTCGTCGCGTACGGACTCGCCCTCGGGGGCGTCCCCGGGTTCGAGCCAGCGCCGTCGCGCGTCGTCGCTCACCCGCTTCCGTACCTCGCGGCGTTCGTCAGCGCCCTGCTCTTCACCGCGATTCCGGAGGAACTGGCGTTTCGGGCGTACCTGCAGTCGAAATTCACCGCGCTCGCCGGCGGCGGACGCCGTCGAGCGACCGCGGTGGGAGTCTCGCTCGCGGCGGTTCTGTTCGCGCTCTTTCACCTCCCGCACTGGTTTCTCGCCTCGGGGCACGGCGTGGGGCCCGCGCTGGCGACGCGACTCTTCGGACTGACGCTTGCGGGACTCGCCTACGGTCTCGCGTACGCGCTGACGAGGAACCTGTGGCTGGTCGCGCTGTTCCACGCGACGATGAATCAGCCGCCGTTCCTGGTCGCGGTACACGTTCCCGCCGAGATGCACCTCCTCGTCGGAGCCGTCGAGTACGCGGCTATCGCCTCTACCGCGTTCGTCGCCGTTCGGGTGAGCGACACCGTCGGACCGACCAGCACTCGCGGTGGACGGGCGTCGACCGACGACTGA
- a CDS encoding Lrp/AsnC family transcriptional regulator yields the protein MADEEIDDVDRAILYALQEDARNTSSGDIAKRTGTSDSTVRKRIRRLESEGVIKGYRANVDYQKSGYPLRMLLYCTASIPERGDIVPDILEIDGVVSVQELVTGEQNLLVTAVGETDGDITPVAQELLDMGLTVADEVLVRAHETTPFGKFDSGSRAADDS from the coding sequence ATGGCCGACGAGGAGATCGACGACGTGGACAGAGCGATCCTGTACGCACTTCAGGAAGATGCCCGGAACACGTCGTCCGGAGACATCGCGAAGCGGACCGGTACGTCGGACAGCACCGTCCGCAAGCGCATCCGGCGTCTCGAATCCGAGGGCGTCATCAAGGGATACCGCGCGAACGTCGACTACCAGAAGTCGGGGTATCCGCTCCGGATGCTGCTCTACTGTACCGCCTCGATTCCCGAACGCGGTGACATCGTCCCCGACATCTTGGAAATCGACGGCGTCGTCTCGGTCCAGGAGTTGGTCACCGGTGAACAGAACCTCCTCGTGACCGCCGTCGGCGAGACGGACGGCGACATCACGCCCGTCGCGCAGGAACTCCTCGATATGGGGCTCACCGTCGCCGACGAAGTACTCGTGCGCGCCCACGAGACGACGCCGTTCGGGAAGTTCGATTCCGGGAGTCGGGCGGCCGACGACTCCTAA
- a CDS encoding DUF2309 domain-containing protein yields the protein MSTEHTVEDSIDKAATTVGSVWPIHSFVTANPLSGFEDVPFGEAVTQAADLLGGRGYPRPETFRAALDDGQIEPEILASELAERGYENDPETLLERMDTSVESEPPNTDAELVDHVLTKWLSAFLDEGQAQWSMPNREDGFYDAFRSVAAHDGQIPDDGVAADLPESPREAIASVLEPYPESQWVPIFEEQFAALPGWAGFVKQRAADDGAWQSTYPVTLEGYLAVRLALSESFGVDIGPSTGPDSTEAEAADELADAFLSAWEASYRRQVVERVAAESEALDDAEPSGRPDAQLVFCIDTRSEIIRRHVEAAGDYETHGYAGFFGIPMEYQGYDSEVLVDACPPILDPQHRISEVPVDRETRARHDRWTRLREAASEVVETVKTNPATAFGFVESAGSGYGLALAARTLVPDRVFDLLDTADDAVPDTHEFCEQLVDHQHSYVGDRPVGLTREERVEYAATAFELMGWETFGRLVVFAGHASETTNNPYDASLDCGACAGNPGGPSARALASICNDEAVKSELRDRGFEIPEDTVFVAGQHNTTTDEVELFAEDVPESHADDLDRLRADLATARENAAAERAASMGADGSTGVGETERRAADWAETRPEWGLAGNAGFVVGPRELTSGLDLDGRAFLHSYDWSTDPDGDALEAILTGPMVVTQWINAQYYFSTVDNAVYGSGSKVTQNPVGNVGVYQGNGGDLMTGLPLQSLMLADDEPYHQPLRLSTVVHAPVERVTAVLADHGELAQLLDNDWLSLTVVDPTQDHRAFRYEADLEWIPESDPVEAHPEASNAPAVADD from the coding sequence ATGAGCACTGAACACACCGTCGAAGACAGCATCGACAAGGCAGCGACCACCGTCGGGTCGGTCTGGCCGATCCACTCGTTCGTGACGGCCAACCCGCTCTCGGGGTTCGAGGACGTACCGTTCGGCGAGGCCGTCACGCAGGCCGCGGACCTCCTCGGCGGCCGCGGCTATCCGCGCCCGGAGACGTTCCGGGCGGCCCTCGACGACGGGCAGATCGAGCCCGAGATACTCGCGTCCGAACTGGCCGAGCGCGGGTACGAGAACGACCCCGAGACCCTGCTGGAACGCATGGACACGAGCGTCGAGTCGGAGCCCCCGAACACCGACGCCGAACTGGTCGACCACGTGCTGACGAAGTGGCTGTCGGCGTTCCTCGACGAAGGGCAGGCGCAGTGGTCGATGCCGAACCGCGAGGACGGGTTCTACGACGCCTTCCGGTCGGTGGCCGCGCACGACGGTCAGATTCCCGACGACGGGGTCGCCGCCGACCTACCGGAGTCGCCACGCGAAGCCATCGCGTCCGTGCTGGAGCCGTATCCCGAGAGCCAGTGGGTGCCCATCTTCGAGGAGCAGTTCGCCGCGCTCCCCGGCTGGGCCGGCTTCGTCAAACAGCGCGCCGCCGACGACGGCGCGTGGCAGTCGACGTACCCCGTCACGCTGGAGGGCTACCTCGCGGTTCGCCTCGCCCTCTCCGAGAGCTTCGGCGTCGACATCGGGCCGTCGACCGGTCCCGACAGCACCGAAGCCGAGGCGGCAGACGAACTCGCCGACGCGTTCCTGAGCGCGTGGGAGGCGAGTTATCGCCGTCAGGTCGTCGAGCGCGTCGCCGCCGAGAGCGAGGCGCTCGACGACGCCGAACCCAGCGGTCGCCCGGACGCGCAACTGGTCTTCTGCATCGACACGCGGTCGGAGATCATCCGCCGTCACGTCGAGGCGGCCGGCGACTACGAGACGCACGGCTACGCCGGCTTCTTCGGCATCCCCATGGAGTATCAGGGGTACGATTCCGAGGTGTTGGTCGACGCCTGTCCGCCGATTCTCGACCCGCAGCACCGCATCTCCGAGGTCCCCGTCGACAGGGAGACGCGCGCGAGACACGACCGCTGGACGCGCCTCCGCGAGGCCGCGAGCGAGGTGGTCGAGACGGTGAAGACGAACCCGGCCACCGCCTTCGGCTTCGTCGAGAGCGCCGGTAGCGGGTACGGTCTGGCGCTCGCGGCCCGGACGCTCGTTCCCGACCGCGTCTTCGACCTGCTCGACACCGCCGACGACGCGGTGCCCGACACCCACGAGTTCTGCGAGCAACTCGTCGACCACCAGCACTCTTACGTCGGCGACCGTCCGGTGGGACTGACTCGCGAGGAGCGCGTTGAGTACGCCGCCACCGCCTTCGAGCTGATGGGGTGGGAGACGTTCGGCCGCCTCGTCGTCTTCGCGGGTCACGCGAGCGAGACGACCAACAACCCCTACGACGCGAGTCTGGACTGCGGTGCCTGTGCCGGGAACCCCGGCGGCCCGAGCGCTCGCGCCCTCGCGTCCATCTGTAACGACGAGGCCGTCAAGAGCGAACTCCGCGACCGCGGGTTCGAAATCCCCGAGGACACGGTCTTCGTCGCCGGTCAGCACAACACGACGACCGACGAAGTGGAACTGTTCGCCGAGGACGTCCCCGAGAGCCACGCGGACGACCTCGACCGGTTGCGCGCGGACCTCGCGACCGCCCGCGAGAATGCGGCCGCCGAGCGCGCCGCGTCGATGGGCGCCGACGGTTCGACGGGCGTCGGCGAGACGGAACGCCGCGCCGCCGACTGGGCCGAGACGCGTCCCGAGTGGGGGCTGGCGGGCAACGCCGGCTTCGTCGTCGGCCCCCGCGAACTGACCAGCGGTCTCGACCTCGACGGCCGCGCCTTCCTCCACTCGTACGACTGGTCGACGGACCCCGACGGCGACGCACTCGAAGCGATACTCACGGGCCCGATGGTCGTCACCCAGTGGATCAACGCCCAGTACTACTTCTCGACGGTCGACAACGCCGTCTACGGGAGCGGCTCGAAGGTGACCCAGAACCCCGTCGGTAACGTCGGTGTCTACCAGGGCAACGGCGGCGACCTGATGACCGGCCTCCCCCTCCAGTCGCTGATGCTCGCCGACGACGAACCGTACCACCAGCCGCTCCGCCTCTCGACGGTCGTCCACGCGCCGGTCGAACGCGTCACCGCCGTCCTGGCCGACCACGGCGAGTTGGCCCAACTGCTGGACAACGACTGGCTCTCGCTGACGGTCGTCGACCCCACTCAGGACCACCGCGCGTTCCGCTACGAGGCGGACCTCGAGTGGATACCGGAGTCCGACCCGGTCGAAGCACACCCCGAGGCGTCGAACGCACCCGCTGTCGCCGACGACTGA
- a CDS encoding inositol monophosphatase family protein, whose translation MSEQERFRSVVRGALRRADAAFAELSDDDRRAVPTADADFTTAFDRSLTERFERFFADQSARYAVLTEEQTESTTADADYLAIVDEVDGTANLANGVGELPFGPVVAVCDDPDPTFGDVAAMGYLVLPTGDLYEAYRDEGAFLTRRWATDGDDRRTRLETTGRTSADGTPPNVLVDQYMLAERPELASVLWRLGYPGDYRSLGHHSALVARGAYDVAVSGDYCHLHEGKRATAEELAGAFRLVREAGGTVTDWNGDSLRTQRIGFADGKPHDVVVAASEALASDVAGRLSNALP comes from the coding sequence ATGAGCGAACAAGAGCGATTTCGGTCGGTCGTTCGCGGCGCACTCCGACGGGCGGACGCGGCGTTCGCGGAACTCTCGGACGACGACCGGCGGGCCGTCCCGACGGCGGACGCCGACTTCACGACCGCGTTCGATCGGTCGCTCACCGAGCGCTTCGAACGGTTCTTCGCCGACCAGTCGGCACGGTACGCCGTCCTCACGGAGGAACAGACCGAGTCGACGACGGCGGACGCCGACTACCTCGCCATCGTCGACGAAGTCGACGGGACGGCGAACCTGGCGAACGGCGTCGGCGAACTGCCGTTCGGACCGGTCGTCGCCGTCTGCGACGACCCCGACCCGACCTTCGGCGACGTCGCCGCGATGGGCTACCTCGTCCTCCCGACGGGCGACCTGTACGAAGCGTACCGCGACGAGGGGGCCTTCCTCACGAGACGGTGGGCGACCGACGGCGACGACCGGCGGACGCGCCTCGAGACGACGGGGCGAACGTCCGCGGACGGGACGCCACCTAACGTTCTCGTCGACCAGTACATGCTCGCGGAGCGACCGGAACTCGCGTCCGTGCTCTGGCGTCTGGGCTACCCCGGCGACTACCGGAGCCTCGGACACCACTCGGCGCTCGTCGCCCGCGGAGCGTACGACGTCGCCGTCTCCGGCGACTACTGTCACCTCCACGAGGGCAAGCGGGCGACGGCCGAGGAACTCGCCGGCGCGTTCCGTCTCGTGAGGGAGGCGGGCGGCACCGTCACCGACTGGAACGGCGACTCGCTTCGGACCCAACGAATCGGGTTCGCCGACGGAAAACCGCACGACGTCGTCGTCGCGGCGTCGGAGGCGCTGGCGTCCGACGTCGCCGGGCGGTTGTCGAACGCGCTCCCGTGA
- a CDS encoding amidohydrolase family protein → MEELSGTVLAGRSFEPIRGRVVVEEGRIASIEETETTSTDIVLPAFVNAHTHLGDSVAKEAAVGLSLDDAVAPPNSLKHRRLATADRSDLVSAMHRTLRFMQRTGTASCLDFRESGVAGARALREAAASLALDPFVFGSGDRSVLDVADGYGASGANDNDFADQRAACEERDLPFAIHAGEPDATDIHPALDLDPNLLVHMVHAEREHLERVAEQSVPVAVCPRANTVLDVGTPPVRELLDHTTVALGTDNVMLNPPSMFREMAYTAKRFDVTAREVLRMATTAGAEIAGLDCGVVAPGRRAALVVLDGDSDNLAGSVDPVRAVVRRATELDVKRTLV, encoded by the coding sequence ATGGAAGAACTGTCAGGTACCGTCCTCGCCGGGCGGTCGTTCGAACCCATCCGCGGGCGCGTCGTCGTCGAGGAGGGTCGGATCGCGAGCATCGAGGAGACGGAGACCACGTCGACAGACATCGTCCTGCCGGCGTTCGTCAACGCGCACACGCACCTGGGCGATTCCGTCGCGAAGGAAGCGGCCGTCGGACTGTCCCTCGACGACGCAGTCGCACCGCCGAACAGTCTGAAGCACCGGCGGTTGGCGACCGCCGACCGCTCCGACCTCGTGTCGGCGATGCACCGGACGCTCCGATTCATGCAGCGAACCGGCACGGCCTCCTGTCTGGACTTCAGGGAGTCCGGAGTCGCCGGGGCGCGCGCGCTTCGTGAGGCGGCGGCGTCCCTCGCTCTCGACCCGTTCGTCTTCGGGAGCGGCGACCGATCCGTCCTCGACGTCGCCGACGGGTACGGGGCCTCCGGCGCGAACGACAACGACTTCGCGGACCAGCGTGCCGCGTGCGAGGAGCGTGACCTGCCCTTCGCCATCCACGCCGGCGAACCGGACGCGACCGACATTCACCCGGCGCTCGACCTGGACCCGAATCTGCTCGTCCACATGGTGCACGCCGAACGGGAACACCTCGAACGAGTCGCCGAGCAATCCGTTCCGGTCGCGGTCTGTCCGCGCGCGAACACCGTCCTCGACGTCGGAACGCCGCCCGTACGGGAACTGCTCGACCACACGACGGTCGCGCTCGGAACCGACAACGTGATGCTGAACCCCCCGTCGATGTTCCGGGAGATGGCGTACACGGCGAAGCGGTTCGACGTGACCGCTCGGGAGGTGTTACGGATGGCTACCACGGCCGGTGCCGAAATCGCCGGACTCGACTGCGGCGTCGTCGCTCCCGGTCGGCGGGCGGCACTCGTCGTCCTCGACGGAGATTCGGACAACCTAGCCGGTTCGGTCGACCCGGTACGGGCGGTCGTGCGTCGGGCGACCGAGTTGGACGTCAAACGAACGCTCGTTTAG